The following is a genomic window from Trueperaceae bacterium.
CCGGCAACGCCAACGCCTGGGCGGCCGCCAGCGCCGCCGCCGCCAGGGCGACGCTGGGCGCGACCGTGGAGCGCTCCCTGGCGGCCGCAACCACCGAGCTCGAGGCGCGGCGAGCCGAGCTGGACGCCGCCCAGGCGCGCTGGACCGATTTCGCCAGGGACGACGCCCGCGTGTCGTTGCGGAGCCAGATCGAGCAGCTGGCCCTCCAGCAGGCCGCCACGCGCTCCCGCTTGGCCGAGCTGAACGCCAAGATCGCCGCCTCGAGCGCCCAGCAGGGGCTGCTGGCAGCCGGGATCGGCGCCCGCGAGGGGCGCACCACCGTCGTGCTGGCAGATCAGTTGCGCGCGTTGACGGACGCGGGCGTGCTCCCCGCAGCGGAGTCGGAGGCGTTACTGGCCGGCCTGGGCCAGCTCCCGCCGGGCCTTACGGTCGGCGGACAGGACCTGCTCACGCTGGTCGACCGCGCGCGGCTCGAGGGGGTGACCAGCTCCCTGACGGCACAGGTGGCCGAGCGGGCGGCGCTCGAGGACGCGGCGGAGGAGGCCGAGGCGACGGCCGCCGCCCTCCGCGACCGCCTGGCCGAGCTGGAGTCGCGCGCGGCGGAGCCGCAGGCGGCCCTGGCGTTGGCGCGGCAGGCCTACGACCGCGTGGCCGCGGCCATCCCCCTCCTCACGCTCCAGCAACGGATGATCGCCAACGCGGCCCAGGTGGTCGTCGTCGCCGCGCCGCCCCTCGAGCCGATCAACGGTGGTCGCCTGACGATAACGGCCGCCACCGTCCTGGTCGCCGCGCTGCTCGCCACGCTCGTCGTGTTCCTGCGCGCCGCCGTGGCCGCCCCGACCGCGGCCCCGCGGCCCGGGCGCCCGACCTCGACCATCGACGAGGGCAGCGGCAAGGTCACGCGTCACGACGAGGAGCTCCTCACGACGGCCGGGCGGGGCCGCTAGGGGCGCGCGGCGCGTGGCCCNNNNNNNNNNNNNNNNNNNNNNNNNNNNNNNNNNNNNNNNNNNNNNNNNNNNNNNNNNNNNNNNNNNNNNNNNNNNNNNNNNNNNNNNNNNNNNNNNNNNCCGCGGCGAGCTGGACGTGACGGACCCGGCCGGGACCATGGCCGTGGTGGAGGCCGTCCGGCCCGGCGTCATCGTCCACGCGGCCGCGTACACGGACGTGGCCGGCGCCGAGCGCGACCGCGAGGCGTGCTGGCGGGTGAACGTGGAGGGCACCCGCAACGTGGCACGCGCCGCCGGCGTGACGGGAGCGCGGCTCGTGCACGTCTCGACCGACTACGTGTTCCACGGCGACCGCGGCAACTACCGCGAGGACGACACGCCGGGGCCCGTGCGCAACTACTACGCGCTGACCAAGCTCGTGGCGGAGGAGGCGGCGCGCGCCGCTCCCGGCGCGTTGGTGGTGCGCACCAGCTTCAGGCCGCGCGCCTGGCCGTACGAGACGGCGTTCGACGACCTGTTCACCTCGCAGGATTACGTCGACGTCATCGCGCCGATGATCGCCGCCCTGCTCGGGCACCTGGCCGAGGTGCGCTGGGCGACGCTGCACGTCGCCACGGAGCGCAAGAGCGTGTTCGAGCTGGCGCGGCGCCGCGCCCCGGCCGTGAGGCGCGCGGGCAAGGCGAGCGCCGGCGTGGCGTTACCGGACGACGTGTCGCTCGACGTGAGCCGCTACACGGCGCTGGCCGCGAGTTGGGAGGGGTGACCGGATGGTCGTGACGAGCCTCGCCATCCCCGCCGTCAAGCTGATCACGCCCACGGTGAGGCCCGACAGCCGCGGCTTCTTCCTAGAGCGCTGGAACGCCGCCGACTTCGCCGCTAACGGCCTCGACGTGGCGTTCGTGCAAGACAACCACTCCCGCTCCGTGAGGGGGGTGGTGCGTGGACTACACTTCCAGGCGGGCGCGCACGCGCAGGGGAAGCTCGTCGGGGTGGCACGCGGCGCCATCCTCGACGTGGCGGTCGACCTGCGGCCGGGCTCCCCCACCTTCGGTCGGTGGGTGAGCGCCGTGCTCGACGACGCGGAGCTGAGGCAGCTTTGGGTGCCCGCGGGCTTCGCGCACGGTTTCGCAGCGCTCACGGAGGTGGCTGACGTGCTCTACAAGACCGACAGGCCCTACGCGCCCGGCTCCGACGCGGGCGTGCGGTGGGACGACCCCGCCATCGGCGTCGACTGGGGCCTGGGCGGGGTCCCGCCCATCGTCTCGGAGCGCGACGCCGCCCTGCCGCTGCTCGCGGAGCTGCGGCGCTTCCCGGAGCCGCGGCCATGACGAGGCCGAGGGTCACCTACGTCGTCACCGGCGCGGCAGGCTTCATCGGTTCGGCGCTCGTGCGCCTCCTGGTGGCGCGCGGAAACGCGCGGGTCGTGAGCGTGGACGCGCTCACGTACGCCGCCGACCCGGAGCGCCTGCGCGCCGCCGGCGCGGGCGAGCTCCACCGCTTCGTGAAGCTAGACGTGAACGACCAGGCCGCCGTGCTCGACCTCTTGAACGAGGAGCGCCCGGCGGCAATCATCCACCTGGCGGCCGAGACGCACGTCGACCGCTCCATCGACGGCCCGGCGCAGTTCGTGACTGCCAACACGCTGGGCACCTTCCACCTGCTCGAGGCCGCGCGCCGCCACTGGGAGGGGCTCCCCGCGGCGGAGCAGGGCGCCTTCCGGCTCGTGAACGTGAGCACGGACGAGGTCTACGGCAGCCTCGGCCCGACCGGCGTCTTCGACGAGGCGAGCCCCTACGACCCGCGCTCGCCGTACAGCGCCAGCAAGGCCGGCGCCGACCACATGGCAGCCGCCTACTTCCACACCTTCGGGCTGCCGGTCATCACCACCCACGCGTCCAACAACTACGGGCCGTTCCAGTTCCCCGAGAAGCTCGTGCCCTTGGCGCTGGGCCGCGCGCTGGCCGGCGAGAGCGTGCCCATGTACGGCGACGGGGGGCAGGTGCGCGACTGGTTGCACGTCGACGACCACGCCCGCGGCCTGCTGGCGGCCGCGCAGCGGGGCGTCCCCGGCGCCACCTACCTCATGGGGGGCGCACACGAGCTCAGGAACCGCGACCTGCTCGACCAGCTGCTCGGCTGCCTCAACGAGGTGGCGCCGGGCCCGCGAGACTACCGGACCCTCGTCACGAGCGTGGCCGACAGGCCCGGGCACGACCGGCGCTACGCCGTCGACTCGAGCCGCGCCGAGCGCGAGTTGGGTTGGCGCCGCCAGGTGCCCTTCGAGGTCGGGCTGGCCGCGACGGTGCGCTGGTACGTCGACAACCAGGCGTGGGTGAGGTCGGTGGCGGAGCGGTACGACCTGCGCCGGCTCGGGTTGGGGCGCGCCGCCTCCGCCGCGGGCGGGAGCGGCGCGTGAACCGCCGCGGCATCCTCCTGGCGGGCGGCGCGGGCACGCGCCTCTACCCGGCCACGCTGGCCGTCAGCAAGCAGCTGCTGCCCGTCTACGACAAGCCGATGGTCTACTACCCCCTCAGCACCCTCATGCTGGCGGGCATGCGCGAGGTGCTGGTGATCTCCACCCCGCGCGACCTGCCCGCGTTCCGCGAGCTGCTTGGCGGCGGCGAGCGCTGGGGCATGCGCTTCGACTACGCCGTGCAGGAGCGGCCCGAGGGGATAGCGCAGGCGTTCCTGATAGGCGAGGC
Proteins encoded in this region:
- the rfbB gene encoding dTDP-glucose 4,6-dehydratase, producing the protein MTRPRVTYVVTGAAGFIGSALVRLLVARGNARVVSVDALTYAADPERLRAAGAGELHRFVKLDVNDQAAVLDLLNEERPAAIIHLAAETHVDRSIDGPAQFVTANTLGTFHLLEAARRHWEGLPAAEQGAFRLVNVSTDEVYGSLGPTGVFDEASPYDPRSPYSASKAGADHMAAAYFHTFGLPVITTHASNNYGPFQFPEKLVPLALGRALAGESVPMYGDGGQVRDWLHVDDHARGLLAAAQRGVPGATYLMGGAHELRNRDLLDQLLGCLNEVAPGPRDYRTLVTSVADRPGHDRRYAVDSSRAERELGWRRQVPFEVGLAATVRWYVDNQAWVRSVAERYDLRRLGLGRAASAAGGSGA
- a CDS encoding NAD(P)-dependent oxidoreductase, producing the protein RGELDVTDPAGTMAVVEAVRPGVIVHAAAYTDVAGAERDREACWRVNVEGTRNVARAAGVTGARLVHVSTDYVFHGDRGNYREDDTPGPVRNYYALTKLVAEEAARAAPGALVVRTSFRPRAWPYETAFDDLFTSQDYVDVIAPMIAALLGHLAEVRWATLHVATERKSVFELARRRAPAVRRAGKASAGVALPDDVSLDVSRYTALAASWEG
- the rfbC gene encoding dTDP-4-dehydrorhamnose 3,5-epimerase, with protein sequence MVVTSLAIPAVKLITPTVRPDSRGFFLERWNAADFAANGLDVAFVQDNHSRSVRGVVRGLHFQAGAHAQGKLVGVARGAILDVAVDLRPGSPTFGRWVSAVLDDAELRQLWVPAGFAHGFAALTEVADVLYKTDRPYAPGSDAGVRWDDPAIGVDWGLGGVPPIVSERDAALPLLAELRRFPEPRP